From a single Methylacidiphilum kamchatkense Kam1 genomic region:
- a CDS encoding GatB/YqeY domain-containing protein, which yields MSLQLQIDQQLKEAMKKKELEKISTLRLLKSAINYAAIQKSQKELTDQEIIGVISKEIKKREESILEYTKANRTDLAEKEKMEVAILKEFLPEAMSEEEMEALVKKVIEETQAKDRKEMGMVMKTVIARAGGRADGKKLQELVKKYLG from the coding sequence ATGTCATTGCAATTACAAATTGATCAGCAACTAAAAGAAGCAATGAAGAAAAAGGAATTGGAGAAAATCTCCACCTTAAGGCTACTCAAGTCGGCGATTAATTATGCTGCTATCCAAAAGTCCCAAAAAGAACTGACAGATCAAGAAATCATTGGAGTCATCTCAAAAGAGATAAAAAAAAGGGAAGAGTCGATTCTCGAATACACAAAAGCCAATAGAACTGATCTAGCGGAAAAAGAAAAGATGGAAGTAGCGATTTTAAAAGAGTTTTTGCCTGAAGCGATGTCCGAAGAAGAAATGGAAGCCCTCGTGAAGAAAGTCATTGAAGAAACGCAGGCCAAAGATAGAAAAGAGATGGGCATGGTTATGAAAACGGTGATAGCTAGAGCTGGCGGTAGAGCGGATGGAAAGAAGCTTCAAGAACTGGTAAAAAAATATCTGGGTTAA
- a CDS encoding efflux transporter outer membrane subunit, which translates to MKEASFPKNLWEEPFLRRLLFVPLALALSSCAVGPDYHRPAVETPLAFKWGNSPNAEKPSTGQDNVSVIEQQTASGKRLEGIRWKKALPQDAIAKGEWWKIFKDPLLDQLEAQLLVGNQQLKGIYAQVVEARSLVTQSLSNFFPHIGFYPFYSRLRFSQNQPFFFLQHPVVSPVFNPAGTQQIGFTQFQVGLPIYWNEWALPLAASYEADIWGRYRRELEAAKASAQATQAAYESLLLTLHAELATDYFSIRYIDAQLAVYRYMIDVFRDNLYLVQSRYDGGLANELDLARAKTDLANLQSQYIGLENTRAQIENAIAVLLGKPASSVKIASHPISGSPPVLPEYLPSDLLQRRPDVAQAERQMAAANADIGVALGAFFPSVNLLASVGLLSSTVEMLFNGSSRFWTLGPFVSLPIFEGGQLVAGLQQAKAAYQAAVANYRQGVLVAFQDVENALAALKILEAQQEAQQRTVAFAKDQFDVSLVRFKEGLVNYIEVDTTEQVWLNAQLLNLQILGERFIATVALIRALGGGWEDYSMRPVGANPKKKPASKS; encoded by the coding sequence ATGAAAGAAGCTTCTTTTCCAAAGAACTTGTGGGAAGAACCCTTTCTTAGAAGGCTATTATTTGTCCCCCTAGCTCTAGCTCTTTCTAGCTGTGCAGTTGGTCCAGACTACCATAGACCAGCAGTTGAAACACCTTTGGCTTTTAAGTGGGGGAACAGCCCTAATGCTGAAAAACCTTCAACAGGCCAAGACAATGTCTCGGTAATAGAACAGCAGACTGCTTCTGGTAAAAGGCTGGAAGGGATCCGTTGGAAAAAAGCGCTTCCACAAGATGCGATTGCTAAAGGAGAGTGGTGGAAAATTTTCAAAGACCCTCTTTTGGATCAATTGGAAGCGCAACTGTTGGTTGGCAACCAACAGCTCAAGGGTATCTATGCTCAAGTGGTGGAGGCAAGATCTCTTGTAACTCAGTCACTTTCCAATTTTTTCCCTCATATCGGCTTTTATCCTTTTTATTCGCGCTTACGATTTTCTCAAAACCAACCCTTTTTCTTTCTACAGCATCCAGTGGTTTCACCTGTTTTTAATCCGGCTGGTACTCAGCAGATCGGTTTTACTCAATTTCAGGTTGGATTACCCATTTATTGGAACGAATGGGCTTTGCCTCTAGCTGCATCGTACGAGGCTGATATTTGGGGAAGGTATCGGCGCGAATTGGAAGCAGCAAAAGCCTCTGCTCAAGCCACACAAGCCGCTTATGAGTCCCTGCTTCTTACATTGCATGCAGAACTTGCCACTGACTATTTTTCCATTCGTTATATAGATGCCCAATTGGCTGTTTACCGCTATATGATAGACGTTTTTAGGGATAATCTTTATTTAGTGCAAAGCCGCTATGATGGAGGGCTAGCCAATGAGCTTGATCTGGCTAGGGCTAAAACTGATTTGGCTAACCTTCAGTCTCAGTACATTGGATTGGAAAACACCAGAGCCCAAATTGAAAACGCCATTGCAGTGCTTTTGGGCAAACCTGCTTCTTCTGTAAAGATTGCATCCCATCCAATTTCTGGATCCCCTCCCGTATTGCCCGAATATCTTCCTTCGGATCTTTTACAGAGAAGACCCGATGTCGCTCAGGCCGAAAGACAGATGGCTGCGGCTAACGCTGACATTGGTGTGGCTCTTGGTGCTTTCTTTCCTTCTGTAAATCTTTTAGCTTCGGTAGGCTTACTAAGTTCTACTGTAGAAATGCTTTTTAATGGCTCAAGCAGGTTTTGGACTCTTGGTCCGTTTGTCAGTCTTCCTATTTTTGAAGGAGGTCAATTGGTGGCTGGCCTCCAACAAGCCAAAGCGGCATATCAAGCGGCTGTCGCCAATTACAGACAGGGGGTACTGGTAGCCTTTCAGGACGTCGAAAATGCTCTGGCCGCTTTAAAGATTCTAGAAGCGCAGCAAGAGGCACAACAGCGAACAGTCGCTTTTGCTAAAGATCAGTTTGACGTATCCTTAGTTCGATTTAAAGAAGGATTGGTGAATTATATTGAAGTGGATACAACCGAACAGGTATGGCTAAATGCGCAACTGCTTAATCTCCAAATCCTGGGAGAAAGATTTATTGCAACAGTGGCATTGATTAGAGCCTTGGGAGGCGGATGGGAGGATTATAGCATGCGGCCAGTTGGGGCAAATCCCAAAAAGAAGCCTGCCTCGAAATCCTGA
- a CDS encoding tetratricopeptide repeat protein has translation MEPKIEFYELGNEALAVGDLEKAKFYYTKSVETDPSYFEGWQALAMAYYKLGEYEKSIEANKKALEIRPEDSMVWTSLSLAYMRLGNKIEAEKASFKARIFSWKKSS, from the coding sequence ATGGAACCAAAAATAGAATTTTATGAACTTGGTAATGAAGCTCTCGCTGTGGGAGACTTAGAAAAGGCTAAATTTTATTATACAAAAAGTGTAGAGACTGATCCTTCATATTTCGAAGGATGGCAAGCTTTGGCAATGGCCTATTATAAATTAGGGGAATACGAAAAATCAATTGAAGCTAATAAAAAGGCTCTTGAAATACGGCCGGAGGATTCTATGGTTTGGACGAGTCTTTCCTTAGCCTATATGAGGTTAGGGAATAAGATAGAAGCAGAAAAAGCTTCTTTTAAAGCGAGAATTTTTTCATGGAAAAAATCTTCCTAA
- a CDS encoding M24 family metallopeptidase, whose translation MARMMYAASENDPNMLYATQIRVPDPFLWIATETKSYAFFSKLEIDRAKREARADVVLSYEEASGIKEEKLSASLLIQEICRKLRLRQLTVPSNFPLGLAEALRKKGLKVIPKQGEFFPERSVKTQQEIEAIIRILRVAEKGMKKAVEILKESEISKDGSLWWQKKVLDSKTLRDEIEIAMMREGALANNTIVACGKEACDPHEIGKGKLLAHQSIVIDIFPRDKTTGYFGDLSRTVVKGTPSKALRDLYLTVQEAKQWVISVLREGANGKKIEQEIRQRFAKKGYPTEIRNGRWVGFFHGLGHGVGLEIHEPPRFRKAVFKTNQVLTVEPGLYYPEIGGVRLEDMVVIKKEGVENLTKIEEKLEID comes from the coding sequence ATGGCTAGAATGATGTATGCGGCTAGCGAAAACGATCCGAATATGCTTTATGCCACTCAGATCCGGGTTCCTGATCCTTTTCTTTGGATTGCAACGGAAACAAAAAGTTATGCTTTCTTTAGTAAGCTTGAGATTGATCGAGCCAAGCGAGAGGCTAGGGCCGATGTTGTGCTTTCCTATGAAGAGGCTAGCGGCATTAAGGAGGAAAAACTCTCTGCTTCACTTCTAATCCAAGAAATTTGTCGAAAACTTCGGCTTCGACAGCTCACCGTTCCTTCTAACTTTCCTCTAGGTTTAGCGGAAGCGCTTAGAAAAAAGGGGTTAAAAGTTATCCCTAAACAAGGCGAATTTTTTCCCGAACGCTCCGTGAAGACCCAACAAGAAATAGAAGCGATTATCAGAATTCTTCGTGTTGCAGAGAAAGGGATGAAAAAAGCCGTTGAAATCCTTAAGGAAAGCGAAATTAGCAAGGATGGATCGCTTTGGTGGCAAAAGAAAGTTTTAGACTCCAAGACACTGAGAGACGAAATAGAAATTGCAATGATGAGAGAGGGGGCTTTGGCCAACAACACTATTGTGGCCTGCGGAAAGGAAGCTTGCGATCCTCATGAGATTGGGAAAGGTAAACTCCTGGCTCATCAGTCGATTGTCATTGATATTTTCCCAAGAGATAAAACTACAGGTTATTTTGGCGATCTGAGTCGAACGGTGGTCAAAGGCACTCCTTCTAAAGCCCTTCGTGATCTTTACTTAACAGTTCAGGAAGCTAAACAGTGGGTTATAAGCGTTTTACGGGAAGGAGCCAATGGAAAAAAAATCGAGCAAGAAATCCGACAGAGGTTTGCTAAAAAAGGCTACCCTACAGAAATCCGAAATGGCCGATGGGTCGGTTTTTTTCATGGATTAGGCCATGGGGTAGGGCTTGAGATCCATGAGCCACCTAGGTTTAGAAAAGCGGTTTTTAAAACCAACCAGGTGCTCACGGTCGAACCAGGGTTATATTATCCAGAAATCGGAGGAGTGAGATTAGAGGATATGGTCGTTATCAAGAAAGAGGGAGTAGAAAATTTGACTAAAATCGAAGAAAAATTAGAAATTGATTGA
- a CDS encoding LptF/LptG family permease yields the protein MRTIYKFLFLELFKNSLITTTILTFFLVIANAFRDLSDLLVNNEVPLWISLKLLLSLIPFVLTFTLPWGLLIAVILLFGKMSQDRELIALKSAGISIGAVMAPIIWFALLYSIFSFAINAYIGPKSRHAFKEIFSDVMLHNPLSFFKSSKTIDQFDGFRLYANNRIGARLQDVYIWETDAELRPLRSIRASEADIEPDLAHQRILLTLWNARQEERNIADPQNVKLVMPGSRATQLPYEISLATLFDRLAVRKSIGLSTLDEIGRQIVAADLFGFTSNPTPVLTEFQKRLAFSLSCFTFVLVGAPLAIQVQRKETSIGVALSLFIVLSYYVIVLLADALKAKTNFFPELIIWLPNIIFQTLGFWLIWRVNRK from the coding sequence ATGAGAACAATTTATAAATTTCTTTTTCTAGAACTTTTTAAAAATTCTCTTATAACTACCACCATTTTGACCTTTTTTCTGGTCATTGCCAATGCTTTCCGAGATTTATCAGATCTTCTTGTAAATAACGAAGTGCCTTTGTGGATTTCCCTGAAACTCCTTTTATCACTGATCCCCTTTGTCCTGACATTTACTTTACCATGGGGACTTCTCATTGCCGTCATTCTGCTATTCGGCAAAATGTCTCAAGACAGAGAACTGATTGCCTTAAAAAGTGCTGGGATTAGCATTGGCGCGGTCATGGCTCCCATTATTTGGTTTGCGCTCCTTTATAGCATTTTTAGTTTTGCCATCAATGCCTACATTGGACCTAAAAGCCGGCATGCCTTTAAAGAAATCTTCTCTGATGTCATGCTTCACAACCCTCTATCTTTTTTCAAAAGCAGCAAAACAATAGACCAGTTTGATGGTTTTCGTTTATACGCCAATAACCGCATAGGAGCTAGACTCCAAGATGTTTACATATGGGAAACTGATGCTGAGCTTCGCCCCTTACGCTCTATTCGAGCCTCAGAAGCTGATATCGAACCGGATCTAGCTCACCAAAGAATTCTACTGACTCTCTGGAATGCGCGACAAGAAGAAAGGAACATTGCAGACCCTCAAAATGTAAAATTGGTCATGCCCGGTTCGCGAGCCACCCAATTGCCTTATGAAATATCACTAGCCACCCTATTCGATCGGTTAGCAGTCAGAAAAAGCATTGGTCTTTCCACTCTGGATGAGATAGGTCGACAAATTGTAGCAGCTGATTTATTCGGTTTTACTTCTAATCCAACCCCTGTATTGACCGAATTTCAGAAAAGATTGGCCTTTTCTCTTTCTTGTTTTACCTTTGTTCTTGTAGGCGCCCCGCTAGCTATTCAAGTCCAGAGAAAAGAAACTTCCATTGGGGTGGCTTTAAGTTTATTCATTGTACTTTCTTACTATGTCATCGTTCTTCTGGCTGATGCTTTAAAAGCAAAAACAAATTTTTTCCCAGAGCTTATTATTTGGCTACCCAATATTATTTTCCAAACCCTAGGATTCTGGTTGATATGGAGAGTCAATCGGAAATGA
- the hemA gene encoding glutamyl-tRNA reductase: MKILFGGGLSFDTSSIELREQVAFRSEEYPQALSMMKAMMQLEEAVLLSTCNRVEFFAVSKDPDQASKSWSEFLKVYHKKQLPFELYSHFYKGKNCIEHLFELASGLKSMVVGETEILGQLKEAYLIAKEQGMAGKYLNKLFQSGFAAAKAVRSATWITRGSISVSAVAVDLAEKLFGRLSGCSIMIVGAGAVSEATAKALQKKGGNIILVANRTFEKALSISQEIKAEAIPWSEFPNRISRVDILISSTAAPHYVITREKLAPLMGMRGGRPLFLIDLAVPRDIDPAVQDLDGVYCYNIDDLQSIADQNLKDRLAEVDKCKNLIAPHIERYYQWMIGSLNATESGFIRNFRIA, from the coding sequence ATGAAAATTCTCTTCGGGGGCGGGCTTTCTTTTGATACTTCCTCCATTGAATTACGTGAACAGGTAGCATTCCGCAGCGAGGAATATCCTCAGGCGCTCTCCATGATGAAAGCAATGATGCAACTAGAAGAAGCGGTTTTGCTTTCTACCTGCAATCGAGTGGAATTTTTTGCGGTCAGTAAAGATCCTGATCAGGCTTCAAAAAGTTGGAGTGAATTTCTAAAAGTATACCATAAAAAGCAACTACCATTTGAATTATATTCTCATTTTTACAAGGGCAAAAATTGCATTGAGCATCTTTTTGAACTTGCCAGTGGTTTAAAATCAATGGTTGTGGGGGAGACCGAAATTTTAGGCCAACTAAAGGAAGCGTATCTGATTGCAAAGGAGCAGGGTATGGCTGGTAAGTATTTAAACAAGCTATTCCAGTCTGGCTTTGCCGCAGCTAAAGCCGTACGATCTGCGACATGGATCACACGGGGGAGCATTTCGGTGAGTGCTGTGGCTGTTGATTTAGCTGAAAAACTTTTTGGGAGGCTCTCTGGTTGTTCTATAATGATTGTTGGTGCCGGAGCCGTCAGTGAGGCTACTGCCAAGGCTCTTCAAAAAAAAGGGGGTAATATTATTCTAGTAGCCAATCGCACTTTTGAGAAGGCGCTCTCTATAAGCCAAGAGATAAAAGCCGAAGCCATTCCTTGGTCTGAGTTTCCAAATCGAATATCCAGAGTGGATATACTGATTAGCTCTACGGCCGCTCCCCATTATGTAATTACTAGAGAGAAACTGGCCCCCCTGATGGGGATGCGTGGGGGCAGGCCACTTTTCCTCATAGATCTTGCTGTTCCTAGGGATATTGATCCGGCAGTTCAAGATTTGGATGGAGTCTATTGTTATAACATTGATGATTTGCAGTCGATTGCTGACCAGAATCTAAAAGATCGTCTGGCCGAGGTAGATAAATGCAAAAATCTTATAGCGCCGCATATCGAAAGGTATTATCAATGGATGATAGGATCATTAAATGCTACAGAATCAGGTTTTATTAGAAATTTCAGGATCGCGTGA
- a CDS encoding uroporphyrinogen-III synthase has product MDPKTPLAVISWGTFPYQKVVESTLGDILTGTHASFAPPAIIVIGEVVRLRKELQWFENKPLYGQRVVVTRTKEACSRLAKRLIELGAEVLEIPTIRIVPQPLDAKQKKILENIDAFYDWLLFTSPTAVDIFFDQFLRLTNDIRQLGKVKLGAIGKATARAIASFHLHVDVIPEKFTSMSLGECFYQRRIEGLRFLLPRSSLADDSLANMLQTQGASVDQWSLYAIEPETEDVRGHRERFKHIGAHWILFASASSVRYWHQLNLQCHDTSLIPKVVSIGPLTTKALKDFQQEVYVESKEHSIDGLIETLLQVVKQNRVDD; this is encoded by the coding sequence ATGGATCCTAAGACGCCGCTAGCTGTTATTTCGTGGGGAACTTTTCCTTATCAAAAGGTGGTAGAATCTACCCTAGGGGACATATTGACAGGAACACATGCTTCATTTGCTCCGCCTGCTATCATTGTCATTGGAGAGGTGGTTCGGCTTAGAAAAGAGTTGCAGTGGTTTGAAAATAAGCCCCTTTATGGGCAAAGAGTGGTAGTGACAAGAACCAAAGAAGCTTGCTCAAGACTAGCAAAGCGATTGATTGAACTTGGAGCTGAAGTCTTGGAAATTCCGACAATTAGAATTGTCCCTCAGCCATTGGATGCTAAGCAGAAAAAAATATTAGAAAATATTGATGCCTTTTATGATTGGCTTCTCTTTACGAGTCCAACAGCAGTAGACATATTTTTTGATCAATTCCTTCGGCTTACTAATGATATTCGACAACTCGGAAAAGTAAAACTGGGAGCGATTGGAAAGGCAACCGCGCGAGCCATCGCCTCTTTCCATCTTCATGTGGATGTGATCCCAGAAAAATTTACTTCCATGAGCTTGGGGGAATGTTTTTATCAAAGGCGCATAGAGGGGTTACGGTTTTTACTGCCGCGAAGCTCTTTAGCCGATGATAGCCTAGCCAATATGTTACAAACACAGGGAGCCAGTGTCGATCAATGGTCTTTATATGCTATTGAACCCGAAACCGAGGACGTCCGTGGGCACAGAGAGAGATTTAAACATATTGGGGCCCATTGGATTCTATTTGCTAGCGCCAGTTCAGTTAGATATTGGCATCAACTGAACCTCCAATGCCATGATACCTCTCTAATACCTAAAGTTGTAAGCATAGGACCTCTCACAACAAAGGCCTTAAAAGATTTTCAACAAGAAGTGTATGTCGAATCAAAAGAACATAGTATTGATGGGCTAATTGAGACTCTTCTTCAAGTTGTCAAACAAAATAGAGTTGATGACTAA
- a CDS encoding cytochrome C assembly family protein yields the protein MQREKNGGTYLEKTDLWIAMNMSQERIWLILATVLEFFVSLYGFFILGAKKRTGGDKLSFILLFVAFFLETLFLYLRGISINHCPITNFLETLAFLSWAFLLIYFIIGSTYRISILGFFTAPTTFLINLIGLSGRPDTPKLMPKLGWMLEMHAAFSILAYAIFGIAALAAVIYLMEDKELKTHKLSSLFFWFPPIGDLFFIQKRILLMGLVLLTAGLVGGILISPKSSWDWVKISWSIGIWLFYLYLVCCSFLFHPGMKRLSILSIGGFLFIFLTFWGINYFSQFHRF from the coding sequence TTGCAGAGGGAAAAGAATGGTGGAACCTATCTCGAAAAAACGGATCTGTGGATCGCCATGAATATGAGCCAGGAAAGAATCTGGTTGATTCTTGCTACTGTTCTTGAATTTTTTGTTTCTCTTTATGGTTTTTTTATATTAGGTGCTAAAAAGCGGACAGGGGGAGATAAGTTAAGTTTTATTCTTCTTTTTGTCGCTTTCTTTTTAGAAACCCTTTTTTTATATTTGAGAGGCATTTCTATCAATCATTGTCCTATCACCAATTTTCTGGAAACTCTAGCATTCCTTTCATGGGCTTTTCTGCTTATTTATTTTATCATCGGCTCAACTTATAGAATCTCCATTCTAGGTTTTTTTACAGCTCCGACTACCTTCTTGATCAATCTGATTGGTTTGAGTGGTCGGCCTGATACTCCCAAGCTGATGCCTAAATTAGGGTGGATGCTTGAAATGCACGCGGCTTTTTCGATATTAGCTTATGCGATTTTTGGAATCGCAGCCCTTGCCGCAGTCATTTATCTGATGGAAGATAAAGAACTCAAAACCCATAAACTTTCTTCCTTATTTTTTTGGTTTCCGCCTATAGGGGATCTTTTTTTTATTCAAAAAAGAATTTTGTTGATGGGGCTTGTTTTGCTGACAGCTGGACTTGTAGGAGGCATTTTAATATCCCCGAAAAGTTCTTGGGATTGGGTAAAAATTAGCTGGTCGATTGGAATCTGGTTATTTTACCTTTATCTGGTTTGCTGCTCTTTTCTTTTTCATCCTGGGATGAAGCGACTATCTATCCTATCGATTGGCGGCTTTTTATTTATTTTTTTAACATTTTGGGGAATAAATTATTTTAGTCAATTTCACAGATTTTAA